From the Gallaecimonas kandeliae genome, one window contains:
- a CDS encoding ectonucleotide pyrophosphatase/phosphodiesterase, translating to MKKLWLSLTAAAVLAGCQSTPSHHPTHDSGQTVVMISLDGFRWDYIEKHGAPNLADMARHGARAEQMRPAYPTKTFPNHLSIVTGLYPVHHGIVDNDFCDKDRGECYEMGDGGKDSTWLSGIPLWNLAELNGLKAATYFWPESDAQYGGMTPSYYYHYSKHADYHQRVDQIIDWLKLPKDKRPRFIAGYFSAVDSAGHRYGPNAPQTREAVHRVDAIIGELRERLKTEVRGPVDLIVLADHGMTPIDPAQGIDIAKLPLGPGFKAVNVSTRLLVYAKPGTDALAIAKQKEKLKAVAAGRFVIRSLQELAERHYVGSPRIADIILETQAPRFFTDKPLDKRSDHGNHGYSYTKDMGALFVAEGPAFKEGVTIKPFDNVDVYPMVARILGIPLLSEIDGDIAPLLPALK from the coding sequence ATGAAAAAGCTATGGCTATCCCTGACGGCTGCCGCTGTTTTGGCGGGCTGCCAATCTACTCCCAGCCATCACCCCACCCACGACAGTGGCCAGACGGTTGTGATGATCTCCCTGGACGGTTTTCGCTGGGATTACATAGAGAAGCACGGCGCCCCCAACCTTGCCGATATGGCTCGCCACGGCGCCAGGGCTGAGCAGATGCGCCCCGCCTATCCCACCAAGACCTTCCCCAACCACTTGAGCATCGTTACCGGCCTCTACCCAGTGCACCACGGCATAGTGGACAACGACTTCTGCGATAAGGACAGGGGCGAGTGCTACGAGATGGGGGACGGCGGCAAGGACAGCACCTGGCTGAGTGGCATTCCCCTTTGGAACCTGGCGGAGCTCAACGGTCTCAAGGCCGCCACCTACTTCTGGCCCGAGTCCGACGCCCAGTACGGCGGCATGACGCCCAGCTATTACTATCACTATTCCAAACATGCCGATTACCACCAGCGGGTGGACCAGATCATCGACTGGCTGAAGCTGCCCAAGGATAAGCGACCCCGCTTCATCGCCGGCTACTTCTCTGCAGTTGACAGCGCCGGCCATCGCTATGGCCCAAATGCGCCCCAAACCCGGGAGGCGGTGCACCGGGTGGACGCCATCATCGGGGAATTGCGGGAGCGCCTCAAGACAGAGGTCAGAGGGCCCGTGGATCTCATAGTGCTGGCCGACCATGGCATGACGCCTATAGACCCTGCCCAGGGTATCGACATCGCCAAGCTGCCCCTGGGCCCGGGTTTCAAGGCGGTCAATGTGTCCACCCGCCTGTTGGTCTACGCCAAGCCAGGTACCGACGCCCTGGCCATTGCCAAGCAGAAGGAAAAACTCAAGGCTGTAGCAGCAGGGCGTTTCGTTATCCGTAGCCTGCAGGAGCTGGCCGAGCGGCATTATGTGGGCAGCCCCCGCATCGCCGACATCATCCTGGAAACCCAGGCGCCGCGTTTCTTTACCGACAAGCCCCTGGACAAGCGCAGCGACCATGGCAACCACGGCTACAGCTACACCAAGGACATGGGCGCGCTCTTCGTGGCAGAAGGCCCCGCCTTCAAGGAAGGGGTGACAATAAAGCCCTTCGATAACGTGGATGTCTACCCCATGGTAGCCAGGATCCTCGGCATTCCCTTGCTGAGCGAGATTGACGGTGATATCGCACCGCTATTGCCTGCCTTGAAGTAG
- the nqrM gene encoding (Na+)-NQR maturation NqrM: protein MMMVFVYTFGLFLLVILAMAVGYIFQKKSISGSCGGIAGLGLKKACDCPDPCDNRKKRMAKEEAKRKAKEALWNENRIL from the coding sequence CTGATGATGGTTTTTGTGTACACATTCGGCCTTTTCCTGCTGGTGATCCTGGCCATGGCGGTGGGATACATCTTCCAGAAGAAGAGCATCTCCGGTTCCTGCGGCGGCATTGCCGGGTTGGGCCTGAAGAAGGCCTGTGACTGCCCTGATCCCTGTGACAACAGGAAGAAACGCATGGCCAAAGAAGAGGCCAAACGCAAGGCCAAGGAAGCCCTCTGGAACGAGAACCGCATCCTCTGA